The Candidatus Latescibacter sp. genome includes a region encoding these proteins:
- a CDS encoding serine protease, whose amino-acid sequence MMNIPSVLKLIIAVFFLATLPAQVHALTPDQVFEKVKDSIVVVKTLDAQGKVKAQGSGVLLPSGKIATNSHVVEGGASYQVGRGKQFVPATLYAEDRDKDICLLDAKGITGKPAQLGKAASLKVGVPVYAVGAPMGLELSLSDGIVAQLRGGPPPLIQTTAAISPGSSGGGLFNGEGLLVGL is encoded by the coding sequence GTGTTCTTCCTCGCAACCCTGCCTGCACAAGTCCACGCCCTTACGCCCGACCAGGTTTTTGAAAAAGTCAAGGATTCGATCGTTGTCGTAAAAACTCTGGACGCCCAAGGCAAGGTGAAAGCCCAGGGGAGCGGTGTGCTGCTCCCTTCCGGAAAGATCGCCACCAACTCCCATGTTGTGGAAGGGGGTGCTTCCTACCAGGTGGGCCGTGGCAAACAGTTTGTCCCCGCTACTCTATACGCGGAAGACCGGGACAAGGATATCTGCCTCCTCGATGCAAAGGGTATTACAGGGAAACCGGCGCAGCTTGGCAAGGCAGCAAGCCTGAAGGTGGGGGTCCCGGTTTATGCCGTGGGAGCGCCGATGGGTCTGGAGCTTTCCCTTTCCGACGGAATCGTCGCTCAGCTCCGGGGCGGACCGCCTCCCTTGATTCAGACTACAGCGGCCATCTCACCCGGTTCCAGCGGCGGGGGACTCTTCAATGGAGAAGGTTTACTGGTTGGATTG